Proteins encoded in a region of the Pseudanabaena sp. BC1403 genome:
- a CDS encoding cation:proton antiporter, which produces MTTLTLIWIVLPFLVGFIIYLLPKCDRILALVGAFASALYVIPLFIQQTPINLRLLDNFGVSLILDPLAGFFILTNALVTAAVIIYCWHTDKTAFFYAQVLILHGSVNAAFACTDFISLYVALEVISIATFLLIAYPRSDRSIWIGLRYLFVSNVAMLFYLIGAILVYKASHSFDFVELRGAPPEAIALIFLGLLVKGGIFVSGLWLPLTHAESESPVSALMSGVVVKAGVLPLVRCALLVEELAPIVRLFGVGTALLGVFFAVFEKDTKRMLAFHTVSQLGFILAAPEVGGFYALTHGLVKSSLFLIVGNLPSRNFKELQHQHLPKQLWIPLVIASFSISGFPLLSGFGAKVLTMKNLLPWQVVGMNIAAFGTAISFAKFIFLPHNNQDQSGQSNLKTEFWVALSILLGGLVLANVVYFEAYDLENIAKPLITIAGGWIAYWLIFRSALVKLPTLFEQFENLIGVMSLMLILLFWMALA; this is translated from the coding sequence ATGACTACTCTGACTTTGATCTGGATTGTCTTACCCTTTTTGGTGGGCTTTATCATCTATCTGCTGCCAAAATGCGATCGCATTCTGGCTTTAGTCGGTGCATTTGCATCGGCGCTATATGTGATTCCTCTATTTATCCAGCAAACGCCAATCAATTTGCGATTGCTAGATAACTTTGGCGTGAGCTTGATTCTTGATCCTTTGGCAGGATTTTTTATCTTGACCAATGCTTTGGTCACAGCCGCAGTAATTATTTACTGTTGGCATACCGACAAAACAGCTTTTTTTTATGCCCAAGTTTTGATTTTGCATGGCAGTGTCAATGCCGCCTTTGCTTGCACAGACTTCATCAGTTTATATGTGGCGCTCGAAGTAATTAGTATTGCTACATTTTTGCTAATTGCCTATCCTCGAAGCGATCGCTCAATCTGGATTGGTTTGCGTTACCTATTTGTGAGTAATGTTGCCATGCTGTTTTACCTGATTGGGGCAATACTGGTTTACAAAGCCAGTCATTCCTTTGATTTTGTGGAATTACGGGGCGCTCCACCAGAGGCGATCGCCTTGATATTTTTGGGCTTATTGGTTAAAGGTGGCATCTTTGTTTCAGGTTTATGGCTGCCATTAACCCATGCTGAATCAGAATCACCAGTTTCGGCGCTGATGTCAGGGGTCGTAGTTAAGGCGGGCGTTTTACCATTAGTGCGTTGTGCATTATTGGTAGAGGAGCTTGCTCCAATTGTAAGACTATTTGGAGTTGGAACCGCTCTACTAGGTGTCTTCTTTGCCGTGTTTGAGAAAGATACCAAGCGGATGCTAGCATTTCACACCGTTTCGCAGTTAGGTTTTATTCTTGCTGCACCAGAGGTTGGCGGATTCTATGCACTCACCCATGGCTTAGTGAAATCGTCACTGTTTCTAATCGTGGGCAATTTACCTAGCCGTAACTTCAAAGAATTGCAACATCAGCATCTTCCTAAACAGCTCTGGATTCCTTTAGTGATTGCAAGCTTTTCCATTTCAGGGTTTCCTTTACTGTCTGGGTTTGGGGCAAAGGTCTTAACCATGAAAAACCTGCTGCCTTGGCAAGTAGTTGGGATGAATATTGCCGCATTTGGCACTGCGATTTCCTTTGCAAAGTTTATTTTTCTGCCACACAATAATCAAGATCAATCAGGACAATCAAACTTAAAAACTGAGTTTTGGGTAGCACTCTCAATTTTATTGGGTGGATTAGTTTTGGCGAACGTTGTTTATTTTGAAGCCTATGATCTTGAAAATATTGCTAAGCCCTTAATAACAATCGCGGGCGGCTGGATAGCATATTGGCTGATTTTTCGATCTGCATTGGTCAAATTGCCGACTTTGTTTGAGCAGTTTGAGAATCTAATCGGTGTTATGAGTCTGATGTTAATCTTATTGTTCTGGATGGCGCTAGCATGA
- a CDS encoding cation:proton antiporter subunit C → MLEAFALATILCGFFGIILKKNLVMKIISMDVMSTGVIAYFVVIAARQGIFTPILSNMPRTNYADPVPQAVILTAIVIGFSIQALMLVGVIKLSRNNPTLEISEIEQSDVP, encoded by the coding sequence TTGTTGGAAGCCTTTGCTTTGGCAACCATACTCTGTGGATTTTTTGGGATTATTCTCAAAAAGAACTTAGTTATGAAAATCATTTCTATGGATGTGATGAGTACTGGAGTAATTGCCTACTTTGTAGTGATTGCAGCGCGTCAAGGAATATTTACCCCAATCCTTAGCAATATGCCAAGGACAAACTACGCTGATCCAGTACCACAGGCGGTAATCCTAACAGCGATCGTGATTGGCTTCTCGATTCAGGCACTGATGCTAGTTGGCGTAATCAAACTATCACGGAACAATCCCACCTTAGAAATTAGCGAAATCGAGCAGAGTGACGTGCCATGA
- the adhE gene encoding bifunctional acetaldehyde-CoA/alcohol dehydrogenase, translated as MKVTNVEELELLIQRVKVAQAEYATFTQEQVDRIFKQAALAANAARIPLAKAAVKESGMGVIEDKAIKNHFASEMIYNKYKNDKTCGVIESDKHFGYERIAEPVGLLAGIVPVTNPTSTTIFKSLIALKTRNGIIFSPHPHAKECTIAAAKIVLDAAVAAGAPPDIIGWIDEPTVPLSQALMQNPNIKLILATGGPGMVKAAYSSGHPSIGVGAGNTPAIIDETAHILMAVSSIILSKTFDNGTICASEQSVVVVDAIYEAVRAEFIKRGAYFLNEVERDQIRQVILKDGRLNAAIVGQPVLKIAEVAGFEIPANTRVLIGEVEKISQDEPFAFEKLSPILAMYRAEDFHDAVDKAEALVIFGGHGHTSVLYTAPNNQEHIRYFENKLETSRVLINTPSSQGAIGDLYNFRLDPSLTLGCGSWGGNSVSANVTPHHLLNIKTAAERRENMLWFRIPPKIYFKAGCLPVALRDLMGRKRALIVTDRPLFELGLTKEVTDSLEEIGIAHYTFYDVEPDPSLATVRKGLTICNSFHPDVIIAFGGGSPMDAAKIMWLLYEHPDIEFEGLAMRFMDIRKRVYELPPLGAKAMMVAIPTTSGTGSEVTPFAVVTDEKSGIKYPLADYALTPNMAIVDPELTMNIPKRLTAYGGIDALTHAIESYVSVLASEYTNGLALEAIRLLFKYLPSAYKNGAKDPKAREKVHYAATIAGMAFANAFLGVCHSIAHQLGGTCHIAHGLANALMISHVIRYNATDVPFKQAIFSQNKYPNSKWRYAQIANYLHLGGETDDEKVELLIAAVEDLKRQVDIPATIKDALLEQGIGEEFFMAHVEDMADQAFDDQCTGANPRYPMIADLKQLMLQAFYTNAQNSVAILSI; from the coding sequence ATGAAAGTCACAAATGTTGAAGAATTGGAATTGTTGATTCAGAGAGTGAAAGTTGCCCAAGCAGAATATGCGACTTTTACACAAGAGCAGGTTGATCGCATTTTTAAACAGGCAGCGCTGGCGGCAAATGCGGCGAGGATTCCTCTGGCTAAGGCTGCGGTAAAAGAATCGGGAATGGGTGTCATCGAAGACAAAGCGATCAAGAATCACTTTGCTTCGGAAATGATTTACAACAAGTATAAGAATGATAAAACCTGTGGGGTGATTGAATCGGACAAGCATTTTGGCTATGAACGCATTGCTGAACCTGTGGGGCTATTAGCGGGGATCGTACCTGTGACGAATCCCACTTCTACCACCATCTTTAAGTCTTTGATTGCGCTCAAGACCCGTAATGGCATCATCTTCTCGCCCCATCCCCATGCTAAGGAATGCACAATCGCAGCCGCCAAAATCGTTCTTGATGCAGCCGTAGCTGCGGGTGCGCCTCCCGACATTATTGGCTGGATTGATGAGCCAACCGTGCCACTTTCTCAAGCCCTGATGCAAAACCCGAATATCAAGTTGATTTTGGCAACTGGGGGGCCTGGGATGGTCAAAGCGGCCTATTCTTCGGGACATCCTTCCATCGGCGTTGGTGCGGGGAATACGCCCGCGATTATCGATGAAACTGCCCATATTTTGATGGCGGTAAGTTCGATCATTCTCAGTAAAACCTTTGACAATGGCACGATTTGCGCTTCGGAGCAGTCGGTGGTGGTAGTTGATGCAATTTATGAAGCGGTGAGAGCAGAATTTATCAAACGTGGTGCGTATTTCCTCAATGAAGTAGAGCGTGACCAAATTCGCCAAGTAATTCTCAAGGATGGCAGACTGAATGCCGCGATTGTAGGACAGCCAGTGCTAAAGATTGCTGAGGTGGCAGGATTTGAGATTCCTGCAAATACCAGAGTATTAATTGGTGAAGTGGAGAAGATTTCTCAGGATGAACCCTTTGCCTTTGAGAAATTGTCGCCGATCCTTGCGATGTATCGTGCTGAAGATTTCCATGATGCGGTGGACAAGGCAGAAGCATTGGTTATATTTGGTGGACATGGGCATACTTCGGTGTTGTATACCGCGCCTAATAATCAAGAACATATCCGCTATTTTGAGAATAAATTGGAAACCTCGCGGGTGTTGATTAATACGCCATCTTCACAAGGGGCGATCGGCGATCTCTATAACTTCCGTCTCGATCCTTCGCTGACATTGGGTTGTGGTAGCTGGGGCGGTAACTCGGTTTCCGCCAATGTGACTCCCCATCATTTATTAAATATCAAAACCGCCGCCGAACGCCGTGAGAATATGCTCTGGTTTCGCATCCCACCAAAGATTTACTTCAAAGCTGGCTGCTTGCCTGTCGCTTTGCGGGATCTCATGGGCCGAAAACGCGCATTGATTGTTACCGATCGCCCTTTGTTTGAATTAGGCTTAACCAAAGAAGTCACCGATAGCTTAGAAGAAATCGGCATCGCCCACTATACCTTTTATGATGTCGAACCCGATCCTTCGCTTGCCACCGTCCGCAAAGGTTTGACGATTTGTAATAGCTTCCATCCCGATGTAATTATCGCCTTTGGTGGCGGTTCGCCAATGGATGCCGCCAAAATCATGTGGCTGTTGTACGAACATCCCGATATTGAATTTGAAGGCTTGGCGATGCGATTTATGGATATTCGCAAGCGGGTTTATGAGTTGCCACCTTTGGGCGCAAAAGCAATGATGGTCGCGATCCCCACCACATCGGGAACTGGTTCCGAAGTTACTCCTTTTGCGGTCGTCACCGATGAGAAATCTGGCATCAAATATCCCCTTGCCGATTATGCCCTAACCCCGAATATGGCGATCGTCGATCCCGAACTGACGATGAACATTCCCAAACGTTTAACTGCCTATGGTGGCATTGATGCCCTCACCCATGCGATCGAGTCTTACGTTTCCGTACTGGCTTCGGAATATACCAATGGATTAGCTCTCGAAGCAATTCGTTTGTTGTTCAAGTATCTGCCTAGCGCTTACAAAAATGGAGCCAAAGATCCTAAAGCAAGGGAAAAAGTGCACTACGCCGCCACGATCGCAGGGATGGCTTTTGCTAATGCTTTTTTAGGAGTATGTCACTCGATCGCGCACCAATTAGGTGGCACTTGCCATATTGCTCACGGTTTAGCTAACGCGCTGATGATTTCCCATGTGATTCGCTACAACGCAACTGATGTGCCCTTTAAGCAAGCGATTTTCTCGCAAAATAAATATCCCAATAGCAAGTGGCGCTATGCCCAGATTGCTAACTATCTGCATTTAGGTGGTGAGACTGATGACGAGAAGGTTGAGCTATTGATCGCTGCTGTTGAAGATCTCAAACGTCAAGTTGATATTCCTGCGACGATTAAGGATGCACTCCTAGAGCAAGGTATTGGTGAAGAGTTTTTTATGGCACATGTGGAAGACATGGCGGATCAAGCCTTTGACGATCAATGTACGGGCGCAAATCCTCGCTATCCTATGATCGCTGACCTCAAGCAGCTAATGCTACAAGCCTTTTATACTAATGCTCAAAACAGCGTTGCTATTTTGAGTATTTAA
- the pflA gene encoding pyruvate formate-lyase-activating protein: MSGIGRIHSIETFGTVDGPGIRFIVFTQGCPLRCLYCHNPDCRSSHDGKEVTVDYLIDEITKCKSYIRKGGVTVSGGEPLMQPEFTREIFKRCHQLGLHTALDTSGYCAIEGAKPVLEETDLVLLDIKSYIPELYYKVTSVSIEPTLAIAKYLSDIHKPVWIRFVLVPHLTDNLTNINQLADFIATLKNVERLEVLPFHKMGEYKWEQLGLPYYLKDTPTAPPELVQLTVDIFRDRGINALGAIGF, encoded by the coding sequence ATGTCTGGTATTGGTCGCATTCATTCAATCGAAACCTTTGGGACAGTTGACGGGCCTGGAATAAGATTTATCGTCTTCACTCAAGGCTGTCCCCTCCGCTGTCTCTATTGTCACAATCCCGATTGTCGTAGTTCCCATGATGGTAAAGAAGTCACCGTTGATTATCTAATTGATGAAATTACCAAATGCAAATCCTACATCCGCAAAGGAGGCGTAACCGTAAGTGGTGGTGAACCCTTAATGCAGCCTGAATTTACCAGAGAGATATTCAAACGTTGCCATCAACTAGGTTTGCATACAGCTCTTGACACATCAGGTTACTGTGCGATCGAGGGAGCAAAACCAGTTCTTGAGGAAACTGACTTGGTTCTTCTAGATATAAAGTCTTATATTCCCGAACTTTATTACAAAGTTACCAGTGTTTCGATTGAACCCACTTTAGCGATCGCCAAATATCTCAGTGATATCCATAAACCTGTATGGATCAGGTTCGTTCTAGTCCCCCATCTCACCGATAATCTGACCAATATCAATCAACTTGCCGATTTTATTGCCACCCTTAAAAACGTCGAAAGATTGGAAGTTCTACCGTTTCATAAGATGGGCGAATACAAATGGGAGCAACTGGGATTACCCTATTACCTCAAAGACACGCCAACTGCACCTCCCGAACTAGTACAGCTAACGGTTGATATATTTCGCGATCGCGGAATTAATGCACTGGGGGCGATCGGGTTTTAA
- the pflB gene encoding formate C-acetyltransferase has product MYVEWQGFTEGSWTREVNVRDFIQKNYSPYEGNAEFLATPTARTQQLWHEVLELMKLEHQKGILDVDTKIPTSITSHDAGYIDRELEQIVGLQTDKPLKRAIMPYGGIRVVKAGLEAYGYELDPQTEEVFTKYRKTHNDGVFDVYTSEMRKARKSGIITGLPDAYGRGRIIGDYRRVALYGVDRLIDDKKTQKESLDVDVMDEETIRLREELSEQMRSLFELKEMAAKYGFDIGRPAMTAKEAVQWLYFGYLGAVKEQNGAAMSLGRVSTFLDIYFDRDLRNGLTTETELQELVDHFVMKLRMVRFLRTPDYNDLFSGDPTWVTEAIGGMSADGRTLVTKNSYRFLHTLVNLGTAPEPNLTVLWSEHLPENFKQFCAKISSDTSSIQYENDDLMRPTYGDDYAIACCVSVMRIGKQMQFFGARVNLAKTLLYAINGGKDEKSGDQVAPNFAPITSEYLDYQEVNDRLQQMMGWLAKAYINTLNVIHYMHDKYCYERIEMALHDRDVYRTMACGIAGLSVVTDSLSAIKYAKVKVIRNEQGLAVDYVTEGEYPKYGNNDDLVDNIAIDLVARFMNEIRKHPTYRHAVPTQSVLTITSNVVYGKKTGNTPDGRRAGEPFAPGANPMHGRDHCGAIASLSSVSKLPYSDCQDGISNTFSIVPMALGRQESDRTNNLVGLLDGYFHDGGHHINVNAIDRSTLLDAMEHPENYPQLTIRVSGYAVNFIKLTREQQMDVIKRTFHERV; this is encoded by the coding sequence ATGTATGTCGAATGGCAGGGCTTTACGGAAGGCAGTTGGACTAGAGAAGTCAACGTCAGAGATTTTATTCAAAAGAATTACAGTCCCTACGAAGGAAATGCTGAGTTTTTGGCTACACCAACAGCTAGAACACAGCAGCTTTGGCATGAAGTTTTAGAATTAATGAAACTCGAACACCAAAAGGGAATATTGGATGTAGACACAAAGATCCCGACATCGATTACGTCCCATGATGCGGGATACATTGATCGCGAATTAGAGCAAATTGTTGGTTTGCAAACAGACAAGCCTTTGAAACGGGCGATCATGCCCTATGGCGGTATTCGCGTGGTTAAAGCTGGGTTAGAAGCCTATGGCTATGAACTCGATCCCCAGACTGAAGAAGTTTTTACTAAATATCGCAAAACCCATAATGATGGTGTGTTTGATGTCTATACCAGTGAAATGCGGAAAGCGAGAAAATCGGGCATTATCACGGGTTTACCTGATGCTTACGGACGTGGACGGATCATTGGTGACTATCGCCGTGTGGCTCTATATGGGGTTGATCGCCTAATTGACGACAAGAAGACGCAGAAAGAATCCCTTGATGTTGATGTGATGGACGAAGAAACCATTCGTCTCAGGGAGGAGCTATCGGAACAGATGCGATCGCTGTTTGAACTCAAGGAAATGGCAGCGAAGTATGGCTTTGATATTGGTCGTCCTGCCATGACCGCTAAAGAAGCGGTGCAATGGCTATATTTTGGCTATCTCGGCGCAGTCAAAGAACAAAATGGGGCGGCAATGTCCCTCGGTCGGGTTTCGACGTTTTTAGACATATATTTTGATCGCGATTTACGCAATGGTCTAACGACAGAAACTGAATTACAGGAACTAGTTGATCATTTCGTGATGAAGTTGCGAATGGTACGGTTCTTGCGTACTCCCGACTACAATGACCTATTCTCAGGCGATCCCACTTGGGTTACTGAAGCGATCGGCGGCATGAGTGCTGATGGTCGGACTTTAGTCACCAAAAACAGTTATCGATTTTTGCATACCCTCGTCAATCTGGGAACTGCACCAGAACCTAATCTCACGGTTTTATGGTCAGAACATCTGCCTGAAAACTTCAAACAGTTCTGTGCCAAGATTTCTAGCGACACCAGTTCCATTCAGTATGAAAACGATGACTTGATGCGTCCCACCTATGGCGATGACTATGCGATCGCCTGTTGTGTGTCGGTAATGCGAATCGGTAAACAGATGCAGTTCTTCGGTGCGCGGGTGAACTTAGCGAAGACTCTGCTCTATGCGATTAACGGCGGTAAGGATGAGAAGTCTGGGGATCAAGTTGCTCCCAACTTTGCACCAATTACCAGTGAGTATCTGGATTATCAAGAAGTTAACGATCGCTTGCAGCAAATGATGGGCTGGCTAGCGAAGGCATACATCAATACGCTGAATGTCATTCACTATATGCATGACAAGTATTGCTACGAGCGCATCGAAATGGCATTACACGATCGCGATGTTTATCGAACGATGGCTTGTGGGATCGCTGGTTTATCGGTAGTTACCGATTCGCTCTCGGCAATTAAATATGCCAAGGTGAAAGTAATTCGCAACGAACAGGGTTTGGCGGTAGATTATGTTACTGAAGGCGAATATCCTAAATATGGCAATAACGATGATCTTGTAGATAATATTGCGATCGACCTTGTGGCAAGGTTCATGAACGAAATTCGCAAGCATCCCACCTATCGCCATGCGGTTCCCACCCAGTCGGTACTGACGATTACTTCTAATGTCGTCTATGGCAAAAAAACAGGTAACACTCCCGATGGACGCAGGGCTGGTGAACCCTTTGCTCCTGGAGCTAATCCCATGCATGGACGCGATCACTGTGGCGCGATCGCCTCGCTCTCATCGGTATCGAAATTACCCTACAGCGACTGTCAGGATGGTATTTCTAATACTTTCTCGATAGTGCCAATGGCTCTGGGTAGACAGGAAAGCGATCGCACCAATAATCTGGTTGGGTTGCTCGATGGTTATTTCCACGATGGTGGTCATCACATTAATGTCAATGCGATCGATCGCAGTACCCTACTCGATGCAATGGAACATCCTGAGAACTATCCACAGCTTACGATTCGAGTTTCGGGCTATGCGGTGAACTTTATTAAGCTCACCCGTGAGCAGCAAATGGATGTAATTAAGCGCACGTTCCATGAACGGGTATAG
- a CDS encoding S1C family serine protease has product MQVAIRKRATLRVALFLIATNGLNIHRNRPIATLVKTARTGIIQTAEKAEKHMKTRAIALSLISAILVSIPSFSKSASAAPIDFDTDEKITMEVYRSANPAVVTIKTTTSTGSGSIISPDGLVITNEHVIRDAKNGIVRIINTEGKTYNGQVLTIDRKNDLALVRITSSDRFPTITFADRENILVGQKVFAIGSPFGLSGTLTTGILSRVATDGDLQTDARLNPGNSGGPLLNSRGEMIGVNKAILSPDGRSNTGIGFATSAPIAKEFITRSAALIQPKAVASLPNSQINSQIKDAPAMAPKTAAPAIASVRFERPQLGVILNPSSLTVYEVRPNSLASQMGLQRGDRLVSLNGAPLTDAKQIVDYLAQRPSVALLTVARNTGITNYQIKF; this is encoded by the coding sequence TTGCAAGTCGCAATCAGGAAAAGGGCAACACTTCGTGTTGCCCTTTTCCTGATTGCGACAAATGGCTTAAACATTCATCGGAACCGTCCGATCGCGACTCTCGTCAAAACTGCCAGAACAGGAATTATCCAGACAGCAGAGAAAGCAGAGAAGCACATGAAAACCAGAGCGATCGCCTTGAGCCTAATATCGGCAATCTTAGTTAGCATTCCTAGCTTTAGCAAATCTGCCTCAGCCGCCCCCATCGATTTTGATACTGACGAAAAAATCACGATGGAAGTCTATCGTTCTGCGAATCCTGCGGTGGTAACGATTAAAACCACAACTAGCACAGGCTCAGGTAGCATCATTAGTCCCGACGGCTTAGTAATTACCAATGAACATGTAATTCGTGACGCAAAAAATGGCATTGTCAGAATTATTAATACTGAAGGTAAAACCTATAACGGGCAGGTTCTCACCATTGATCGCAAAAATGATTTAGCACTAGTTCGGATTACCTCTAGCGATCGCTTTCCGACCATAACATTCGCCGATCGCGAAAATATTCTAGTTGGTCAAAAGGTGTTTGCGATCGGTAGTCCCTTTGGCTTGTCTGGAACTCTTACCACGGGTATTCTTAGTCGTGTTGCGACCGATGGCGATCTGCAAACCGATGCCAGACTCAATCCTGGTAATTCTGGGGGGCCATTGCTCAATTCTCGTGGTGAAATGATTGGCGTGAACAAGGCAATTCTTAGCCCTGATGGTCGTTCCAATACTGGGATTGGCTTTGCAACGAGCGCCCCCATCGCTAAAGAATTTATCACCCGCAGCGCGGCGCTCATCCAGCCCAAAGCTGTAGCCAGTCTTCCTAATTCTCAAATTAATTCTCAAATCAAAGATGCTCCAGCAATGGCTCCCAAAACTGCCGCTCCAGCGATCGCATCTGTACGATTTGAACGTCCTCAATTAGGAGTAATTCTCAATCCTTCTAGTCTTACCGTTTATGAAGTGCGTCCCAATTCTCTCGCTAGTCAGATGGGTTTACAACGTGGCGATCGCCTTGTTAGTTTAAATGGCGCACCACTCACCGATGCGAAGCAAATAGTTGATTACCTAGCTCAGCGTCCATCGGTAGCCCTTTTGACCGTAGCCAGAAATACAGGCATTACCAACTATCAAATCAAGTTTTAA
- a CDS encoding iron uptake porin gives MNVKISSTLIILSAVLNVFLDSGTQAFALEPPQEGKVPKVIETSMPDPLEQQRDRLSNYNATPESTQPIAQITSVSQLSDVKTTDWAFTALQSLVERYGCIAGYPDRTYRGKQAIARYEFAAGLNACLDKINEIISAGLADKVSQADLATLKKLQEEFAAELSVLRGRVDALDVKTSRLEAQQFSTTTKLNVLSSFNLSSSFSGGNIFAEGLPISGSSPVARFAARNPFTGSPIVGTITEKPNTTFSYSNYLLLTSSFTGKDSLNLILAMGNGNPPASAYSSAGFSSTFGVPYADSNPVVPLAPNSVGLFELFYSFPVSDTVRVQVGPKILPFRQFDVNRFTSVINGAGGLNSYQSTLANSGLSGAGAIASWRISDQFLLKAGYLARNDASFLYFGGDSASNPNRGLFGGSNQILTELTYSPSDSTNFRFLYSRTYNQAPPASPLGQPNLPFFLTYSARGVADDGFGGRLQDSTGDNFVFNFDWLLNQSFGLFGRYSYSSYRIAPVNLAIAGGNVNLQAFQVGLAFPDLGKEGALGTLSFTMPFQVLSGRNFLVAGNGDGGTQYDLELTYSYPIMRFITLTPSLFATFNANNFSSNPTIWGVVFRTQFLF, from the coding sequence ATGAATGTCAAGATTTCTTCCACTCTGATAATACTATCTGCTGTCTTGAATGTCTTTTTAGATAGTGGGACTCAGGCTTTTGCACTAGAACCGCCCCAAGAGGGTAAAGTGCCCAAAGTCATAGAAACTTCTATGCCTGATCCATTAGAACAGCAGCGCGATCGCCTATCCAACTACAATGCTACGCCCGAATCAACGCAACCGATCGCCCAAATCACCTCTGTATCACAACTATCAGATGTAAAAACAACTGATTGGGCTTTTACCGCATTGCAAAGTCTGGTGGAGCGTTATGGCTGTATCGCAGGCTATCCTGACCGTACCTATCGCGGAAAACAAGCGATCGCCCGTTACGAATTTGCGGCGGGACTGAATGCCTGTTTAGATAAAATCAATGAAATAATCAGTGCAGGGCTAGCCGACAAAGTCAGTCAAGCAGATTTGGCAACCCTGAAAAAACTCCAAGAAGAATTTGCAGCTGAGCTATCAGTATTAAGGGGGAGGGTCGATGCTCTGGATGTGAAAACCAGCCGACTTGAAGCGCAGCAGTTTTCGACAACGACAAAGCTAAACGTTCTCAGTTCCTTCAACCTGAGTAGCTCGTTTAGTGGCGGAAATATTTTTGCAGAAGGATTGCCGATTTCTGGAAGCTCTCCTGTGGCTCGGTTTGCCGCGCGTAATCCATTTACTGGAAGTCCCATTGTTGGAACAATTACCGAAAAGCCAAATACCACCTTCAGTTATTCTAACTATCTTCTCCTTACTTCCTCGTTTACGGGAAAAGATTCACTGAATCTGATTTTAGCTATGGGGAATGGCAATCCGCCCGCTAGTGCCTATAGTTCAGCAGGTTTTTCTAGTACATTTGGTGTACCTTATGCCGATTCCAATCCCGTCGTACCTCTAGCCCCAAATAGCGTTGGTTTGTTTGAGCTGTTCTATAGTTTTCCCGTTAGTGATACGGTGAGGGTACAAGTTGGACCAAAGATCCTCCCTTTTCGTCAGTTTGATGTCAATCGCTTTACGTCAGTAATTAATGGCGCAGGAGGCTTAAACTCCTATCAAAGTACACTCGCTAATAGTGGGCTATCAGGAGCAGGGGCGATCGCTAGTTGGAGAATTTCCGATCAATTTTTGTTAAAAGCAGGCTATCTTGCGCGTAACGATGCCTCTTTTCTATACTTTGGTGGAGACAGTGCCAGCAATCCCAATCGCGGCTTATTCGGTGGTTCCAATCAGATTTTGACAGAGCTAACTTATTCGCCTAGCGATTCCACGAATTTTCGATTTCTCTACAGCCGTACCTATAACCAAGCACCTCCCGCTTCGCCCCTTGGTCAACCCAATCTGCCTTTCTTCTTAACCTATTCGGCGCGAGGAGTGGCTGATGATGGATTTGGCGGTAGATTACAAGACAGTACAGGTGACAATTTTGTCTTTAACTTTGATTGGTTACTAAATCAATCCTTTGGTTTATTTGGTCGCTATTCCTATAGTAGTTATCGCATTGCACCTGTAAATCTTGCGATCGCTGGTGGTAATGTCAATCTGCAAGCCTTCCAAGTTGGGCTAGCCTTTCCCGATCTTGGGAAGGAAGGAGCATTAGGCACGCTTTCGTTTACCATGCCATTTCAAGTACTTTCTGGACGAAACTTTCTCGTTGCTGGTAATGGTGATGGCGGCACACAATATGATTTAGAGCTAACGTATTCTTATCCGATTATGAGATTTATCACGCTTACGCCTTCGTTGTTTGCTACGTTTAATGCGAACAACTTTAGTAGTAACCCCACGATTTGGGGAGTGGTCTTTCGGACACAGTTCCTATTTTAG